One genomic window of Halogeometricum sp. S3BR5-2 includes the following:
- a CDS encoding alpha/beta hydrolase, whose translation MAASDDPHADQPILTAGADPADADVAVVLVHGRGATARGMLGFADEFGKDRIHYVAPQAQRGTWYPNSFMAPVESNQPHYESALARVDRAVAQARETTGLPSERIVLTGFSQGACLLSSYVATHPTRYGGLVLLSGGFVGEEGTDFRFDGSLDGTPVMLGVSDDDPHIPLSRAEETVEELERMGAEVRFDVYEGSEHRVFPEEVEYARDLLGSLLSE comes from the coding sequence ATGGCCGCGAGCGACGACCCGCACGCAGACCAACCGATACTGACGGCCGGCGCGGACCCGGCGGACGCCGACGTCGCCGTCGTCCTCGTCCACGGCCGCGGCGCGACGGCGCGCGGGATGCTCGGCTTCGCCGACGAGTTCGGTAAGGACCGAATCCACTACGTCGCCCCGCAGGCGCAGCGTGGGACGTGGTACCCCAACTCGTTCATGGCGCCCGTCGAGTCGAATCAGCCGCATTACGAGTCGGCGCTGGCGCGCGTCGACCGCGCGGTCGCGCAGGCGCGCGAGACGACGGGGCTCCCCTCGGAGCGAATCGTCCTCACCGGCTTCTCGCAGGGGGCGTGTCTGCTCTCCTCCTACGTGGCGACGCATCCGACGCGCTACGGCGGCCTCGTCCTCCTCTCGGGCGGGTTCGTCGGGGAGGAGGGGACCGACTTCCGCTTCGACGGTTCGCTCGACGGCACGCCGGTCATGCTCGGCGTGAGCGACGACGACCCGCACATCCCCCTGTCGCGCGCCGAGGAGACGGTCGAGGAACTCGAACGGATGGGCGCGGAGGTGCGCTTCGACGTCTACGAGGGCAGCGAACACCGCGTCTTCCCCGAAGAGGTCGAGTACGCGCGGGACCTGCTCGGCTCGCTTCTGAGCGAGTAG
- a CDS encoding metallophosphoesterase family protein, producing the protein MLVLGDAHADDPARRDALLAAYRETDPDAALQVGDLFHYDLPAPTWFVAGNNEDFDVIDALRRGDATLTDAGRPHLLASTAADVSGLRVGGLSGNFAPTQYDKSRADLAGERRRHFVRAEVERAASLTDVDVFLAHQPPRGLLRVAGGRDPGVGAVDKILRAVEPDLLLVGHNHRHAEATIEGVRVVSLAPAWEAYYTLDPATLELERHDVERDATEP; encoded by the coding sequence ATGCTCGTTCTCGGTGACGCTCACGCCGACGACCCCGCCCGCAGGGACGCCCTCCTCGCGGCGTACCGCGAGACCGACCCCGACGCCGCCCTCCAAGTCGGCGACCTGTTCCACTACGACCTCCCGGCGCCGACGTGGTTCGTCGCGGGCAACAACGAGGACTTCGACGTGATAGACGCCCTCCGCCGCGGCGACGCGACGCTGACGGACGCCGGACGGCCGCACCTGTTGGCCAGCACCGCCGCCGACGTGTCGGGCCTCCGGGTGGGCGGCCTTTCGGGCAACTTCGCCCCGACGCAGTACGACAAGTCGCGCGCGGACCTCGCGGGCGAGCGACGCCGCCACTTCGTCCGCGCGGAGGTCGAACGGGCGGCGTCGCTGACCGACGTGGACGTCTTCCTCGCGCACCAACCGCCGCGCGGCCTCCTCCGCGTCGCCGGCGGCCGCGACCCCGGCGTCGGCGCCGTCGACAAGATACTGCGGGCGGTCGAACCCGACCTCCTCCTCGTCGGCCACAACCACCGCCACGCCGAGGCGACCATCGAGGGCGTCCGCGTCGTCAGCCTCGCGCCCGCCTGGGAGGCGTACTACACGCTCGACCCGGCGACGCTCGAACTCGAACGGCACGACGTCGAACGGGACGCGACGGAACCGTAG
- the ppk1 gene encoding polyphosphate kinase 1: MTSEDREVDAPARTPPIAPEDAPASFDADEDDPTWYLNRELGELSFHHRVLHEALDDRNPLLERAKFLAIFTGNVDEFFMKRVGGLKQQIDAGVTAPSPDGRTPREQWSAVLSRASDLFEIQDRCFAEAVRPALADAGIEILDHGDLREAERRGLRSYFEESVLPTLTPLTFDPAGSFPFISNLSLSVAVLTRDGPDGDLRFSRVKVPPNRPRLVPVADVTDGVADPDEAGADGASGDARRFVFLEDVLCANLDLLFPNVEVVDAAAFRVTRNAEVGRNEDVAEGLIETIEDVIRQRRFATVVRLELDADAHPFVREVLLDQLDLSEAEVYERSGPIGQKFCFSLADADRPDLQLPAWTPQPHPRLADVDPDDPAALFAEIRADDLLVHHPYHSFAGTVQAFLSAAASDPDVLAIKATIYRTAPDSSVIRTLIDAASRGKQVAVVVELQARFDEENNLRWVKRLEEEGIHVAYGTVGLKTHAKTALVVRQEADAVRLYSHVATGNYHSETAKTYTDLGLLTADRAVGRDLVKLFNFFTGHARHTEYEKLLVAPENLRDAFVRLVRREADRARAGREARIVAKMNSLEDPAMVRELYAASRAGVDIDLVVRGICRLRPGVEGLSETVSVSSVVGRFLEHSRIFYFHNAGNPDYYVGSADWMTRNLDRRVEAVAPVEDPELRRDLDAVLRTLLADNRKRWVMDAEGAYERRRPADGEAEFVAHDALMSLARGDVMRESLADYER, translated from the coding sequence ATGACTTCGGAGGACCGAGAGGTCGACGCCCCCGCGCGGACGCCGCCCATCGCCCCGGAGGACGCGCCCGCATCGTTCGACGCCGACGAGGACGACCCGACGTGGTATCTCAACCGCGAACTCGGCGAACTCTCCTTTCACCACCGCGTCCTCCACGAGGCGCTCGACGACCGGAACCCCCTGTTGGAGCGGGCGAAGTTCCTCGCCATCTTCACGGGCAACGTCGACGAGTTCTTCATGAAGCGCGTCGGCGGCCTCAAACAGCAGATCGACGCCGGCGTGACCGCGCCGTCGCCCGACGGCCGCACGCCGAGAGAGCAGTGGTCGGCGGTGCTGTCGCGGGCGTCCGACCTGTTCGAGATTCAGGACCGGTGTTTCGCCGAGGCGGTCCGCCCCGCCCTCGCCGACGCGGGTATCGAGATTCTCGACCACGGCGACCTGCGCGAGGCGGAGCGGCGGGGTCTGCGGTCGTACTTCGAGGAGTCGGTGCTGCCGACGCTGACGCCGCTGACGTTCGACCCGGCGGGGTCGTTCCCCTTCATCTCGAATCTCAGCCTCTCGGTCGCGGTGCTCACGCGGGACGGGCCGGACGGCGACCTGCGCTTCTCGCGCGTGAAGGTGCCGCCGAACCGCCCGCGACTCGTCCCCGTGGCCGACGTGACGGACGGGGTGGCCGACCCGGACGAGGCGGGCGCCGACGGCGCGTCCGGGGACGCGCGGCGCTTCGTCTTCCTCGAAGACGTGCTGTGCGCGAACCTCGACCTGCTGTTTCCGAACGTCGAGGTGGTCGACGCCGCGGCGTTCCGCGTGACGCGCAACGCGGAGGTGGGGCGCAACGAGGACGTGGCCGAGGGACTCATCGAAACGATAGAGGACGTCATCCGACAGCGTCGCTTCGCCACCGTCGTCCGCCTCGAACTCGACGCCGACGCGCACCCGTTCGTCCGCGAGGTGCTCCTCGACCAACTCGACCTCTCGGAGGCCGAGGTGTACGAGCGCTCCGGCCCTATCGGTCAGAAATTCTGCTTCTCTCTCGCCGACGCGGACCGCCCGGACCTGCAGTTGCCCGCGTGGACGCCGCAACCGCACCCGCGACTGGCGGACGTCGACCCCGACGACCCCGCCGCGCTGTTCGCCGAGATTCGGGCGGACGACCTGTTGGTCCACCACCCCTACCACTCCTTCGCGGGGACGGTACAGGCGTTCCTCTCGGCGGCCGCGAGCGACCCCGACGTGCTCGCCATCAAGGCGACCATCTACCGCACCGCGCCCGATTCGAGCGTCATCCGGACGCTCATCGACGCCGCGAGTCGCGGCAAGCAGGTGGCGGTGGTGGTCGAACTGCAGGCGCGGTTCGACGAGGAGAACAACCTCCGCTGGGTGAAGCGCCTCGAAGAGGAGGGCATCCACGTCGCCTACGGCACCGTGGGGCTGAAGACGCACGCGAAGACGGCGCTCGTCGTCCGTCAGGAGGCCGACGCCGTCCGCCTCTACTCGCACGTCGCCACCGGCAACTACCACTCCGAGACGGCGAAGACGTACACCGACCTCGGACTGCTCACCGCCGACCGGGCCGTCGGCCGCGACCTGGTGAAACTGTTCAACTTCTTCACGGGGCACGCCCGCCACACCGAGTACGAGAAACTGCTCGTCGCCCCAGAGAACCTCCGGGACGCGTTCGTCCGCCTCGTCCGCCGCGAGGCCGACCGCGCCCGCGCGGGGCGGGAGGCCCGCATCGTCGCCAAGATGAACTCGCTGGAGGACCCGGCGATGGTCCGGGAACTGTACGCGGCGTCGCGCGCCGGCGTCGACATCGACCTGGTGGTGCGCGGCATCTGCCGCCTCCGACCCGGCGTCGAGGGCCTCTCCGAGACCGTCTCGGTCTCCAGCGTCGTCGGCCGCTTCCTCGAACACTCCAGGATATTCTACTTCCACAACGCGGGAAACCCCGACTACTACGTCGGTTCGGCCGACTGGATGACGCGCAACCTCGACCGCCGGGTCGAGGCCGTCGCGCCCGTCGAGGACCCCGAACTCAGGCGGGACCTCGACGCCGTCCTGCGGACGCTGCTCGCGGACAACCGCAAGCGGTGGGTGATGGACGCCGAGGGGGCCTACGAGCGCCGCAGACCCGCCGACGGGGAGGCGGAGTTCGTCGCGCACGACGCCCTGATGTCGCTGGCGCGCGGCGACGTGATGCGGGAGTCGCTCGCGGACTACGAGCGGTGA
- a CDS encoding metallophosphoesterase family protein has translation MSAPEFGADVPHRRVDADDWDEVYVVGDVHGCRAELERLLDRLGVTDDDLVVFVGDLVRKGPDSEGVVSLVRNAENMLTVRGNNEEKLIRGDKHLEELTEEQMEWIRNLPVAISWDDALVVHGGVDPRKPLAEHSLEELETFRKFEDDDGEKAYWWETHRGPQRVFFGHTPLAAPVYRRYAVGLDTGCVYGNELTAYDWRADEFVVVEPEETVEERAESKWVEPAAAPAPVQ, from the coding sequence ATGAGTGCACCCGAGTTCGGCGCGGACGTACCCCACCGGCGAGTCGACGCGGACGACTGGGACGAAGTCTACGTCGTCGGCGACGTTCACGGCTGCCGCGCGGAGTTAGAGCGGTTGCTCGACCGACTCGGCGTCACCGACGACGACCTCGTGGTGTTCGTCGGCGACCTCGTTCGGAAAGGGCCCGACAGCGAGGGCGTCGTCTCCCTCGTCCGGAACGCGGAGAACATGCTGACCGTCCGCGGCAACAACGAGGAGAAACTCATTCGCGGCGACAAACACCTCGAGGAACTCACAGAAGAACAGATGGAGTGGATTCGGAACCTCCCGGTCGCCATCTCGTGGGACGACGCCCTCGTCGTCCACGGCGGCGTCGACCCGCGGAAACCGCTCGCGGAGCACTCCCTCGAAGAACTGGAGACGTTCCGGAAGTTCGAGGACGACGACGGCGAGAAGGCGTACTGGTGGGAGACTCACCGCGGCCCCCAGCGCGTCTTCTTCGGGCACACGCCCCTCGCGGCGCCCGTCTACCGCCGGTACGCCGTCGGCCTCGACACGGGATGCGTCTACGGCAACGAACTCACCGCCTACGACTGGCGCGCCGACGAGTTCGTCGTCGTCGAACCCGAGGAGACGGTCGAGGAGCGCGCGGAGTCGAAGTGGGTCGAACCCGCCGCCGCCCCCGCCCCCGTCCAGTAG
- the map gene encoding type II methionyl aminopeptidase, with protein MSIGPLDEETAEKYREAGSVLREVLDETAEMVEPGATHLEVAEHAEERIYELADGCAFPVNISVDEEASHASPGRDDDTEFGEEMVCLDCGVHVDGYIADAAVTVDLSGEAELVEAAEEALDAALDAVGPGVQTGEVGAEIEDVIRGYGYTPVLNLSGHGVERWDAHTGPNVPNRGTERGVELEVGDVVAIEPFATTGSGKVTEGSKEEIYSLESDRSVRNRSARQVLEQVNEEYKTLPFAARWIDAPRSDIAIQRLKQQGVLHGYPVLKEDDGELVSQAEHTVIVTDDGCEIITE; from the coding sequence ATGAGCATCGGACCCCTCGACGAGGAGACGGCCGAGAAGTACCGCGAGGCCGGCAGCGTCCTCCGCGAGGTTCTCGACGAGACGGCCGAGATGGTCGAACCGGGCGCGACGCACCTCGAAGTCGCGGAGCACGCCGAAGAGCGCATCTACGAACTCGCCGACGGCTGTGCGTTCCCCGTCAACATCAGCGTCGACGAGGAGGCGTCGCACGCCTCCCCCGGCCGCGACGACGACACCGAGTTCGGCGAGGAGATGGTCTGTCTTGACTGCGGCGTCCACGTCGACGGCTACATCGCCGACGCCGCGGTGACGGTCGACCTCTCCGGCGAGGCGGAACTGGTCGAGGCGGCCGAGGAAGCCCTCGACGCCGCCCTCGACGCCGTCGGCCCCGGCGTCCAGACGGGCGAAGTCGGCGCGGAGATAGAGGACGTCATCCGCGGCTACGGCTACACGCCGGTCCTGAACCTCTCCGGGCACGGCGTCGAGCGGTGGGACGCCCACACGGGTCCGAACGTTCCCAACCGCGGCACCGAACGCGGCGTCGAACTCGAAGTCGGCGACGTGGTGGCCATCGAACCGTTCGCCACGACGGGGTCCGGCAAGGTCACGGAGGGCTCCAAAGAGGAGATTTACAGCCTCGAAAGCGACCGCTCGGTCCGGAACCGCTCGGCGCGGCAGGTGTTAGAGCAGGTGAACGAGGAGTACAAGACGCTCCCGTTCGCCGCGCGGTGGATAGACGCCCCCCGCTCGGACATCGCCATCCAGCGGCTGAAACAGCAGGGCGTCCTCCACGGCTACCCCGTGCTGAAGGAGGACGACGGCGAACTCGTGAGTCAGGCCGAACACACCGTCATCGTCACCGACGACGGCTGCGAGATTATCACCGAGTAG